In Bacillus sp. SB49, a single window of DNA contains:
- a CDS encoding putative immunity protein: MAIQPRRTLVMWALESARVPLLRLQDRYPEEERPRICLERCDEWARGAVKMPEAKRAILDAHAASKEIADPAYAALCQAVGHAGATVHVGTHALGLPIYELTALVYEYGRMDFTSHARKRIKEYHHRLDYWIEHTDTCDREWAEFLQ, translated from the coding sequence ATGGCCATACAGCCGCGCAGAACGCTTGTGATGTGGGCGTTGGAGAGTGCCCGTGTTCCTCTCTTACGCCTGCAGGATCGATACCCGGAGGAAGAGAGGCCGAGGATCTGTCTGGAGCGCTGCGATGAATGGGCGCGGGGAGCTGTCAAGATGCCGGAAGCAAAGAGAGCCATCCTGGATGCGCATGCCGCTTCCAAAGAAATAGCGGATCCTGCGTATGCCGCTCTATGTCAAGCTGTCGGCCATGCTGGAGCAACTGTGCACGTAGGAACCCATGCATTAGGGTTACCGATTTATGAGTTAACAGCTCTGGTCTATGAATATGGCAGGATGGATTTTACAAGCCATGCAAGGAAAAGAATCAAGGAGTACCATCACCGGCTGGATTATTGGATAGAGCATACGGATACGTGTGACCGGGAATGGGCGGAATTTCTACAATGA
- a CDS encoding DUF5316 family protein, which yields MRFIGIGLIGTLLALIYGFFTQRWETTVQIIGWFALVPLLLAGLLAGVFVSGDRNRANYHSGDKETRKARGSWTVRFLLIGAPNAVCVLLFVVIAVVQSGGF from the coding sequence GTGCGTTTCATCGGAATAGGTTTGATCGGTACCCTTCTGGCTCTTATTTATGGTTTTTTCACGCAGCGTTGGGAAACGACAGTGCAGATCATCGGCTGGTTCGCGCTGGTGCCTCTTCTGCTTGCCGGTCTGCTTGCGGGGGTGTTCGTCAGCGGGGATCGGAACAGAGCGAATTATCATTCCGGGGACAAGGAGACGAGGAAGGCAAGGGGCAGCTGGACGGTACGCTTCCTGCTGATCGGGGCACCGAATGCCGTCTGTGTGCTCCTCTTCGTTGTTATCGCTGTCGTCCAGAGCGGCGGTTTTTAA